Proteins co-encoded in one Cricetulus griseus strain 17A/GY chromosome 1 unlocalized genomic scaffold, alternate assembly CriGri-PICRH-1.0 chr1_1, whole genome shotgun sequence genomic window:
- the LOC100773156 gene encoding olfactory receptor 1509, with protein MGALNQTRVTEFVFLGLTDNWVLEILFFIPFTVTYVLTLLGNILIVVTIVFSPRLHTPMYFFLSNLSFIDICHSSVTVPKMLEGLLLERKTISFDNCIAQLFFLHLFACAEIFLLTIMAYDRYVAICIPLHYPSVMNMRVCVQLVFALWVGGTVHSLVQTFLTIRLPYCGPNIIDSYFCDVPPVIKLACTDTYLTGILIVSNSGTISLTCFLALVTSYTVILFSLRKQSAEGRRKALSTCSSHFMVVALFFGPCIFIYTRPDTSFSIDKVVSVFYTVVTPLLNPLIYTLRNEEVKNAMKQLRQRQICS; from the coding sequence ATGGGAGCTCTAAACCAAACGAGAGTGACTGAGTTTGTCTTCCTGGGCCTCACTGACAACTGGGTGTTGGAGATTCTGTTTTTCATACCATTTACAGTCACCTATGTGCTAACTCTTTTGGGGAACATACTCATTGTTGTTACCATAGTCTTTAGTCCACGTCTCCACACTCCCATGTACTTCTTTCTGAGCAATCTGTCCTTCATTGATATATGCCACTCATCTGTCACGGTGCCCAAGATGCTGGAGGGTTTGCTTTTGGAGAGGAAGACCATCTCCTTTGACAACTGCATTGCACAGCtcttcttccttcatctttttgCTTGTGCTGAGATCTTTCTGCTGACAATTATGGCTTATGACCGTTACGTAGCTATCTGCATTCCTTTGCACTACCCCAGTGTGATGAACATGAGGGTCTGTGTGCAGCTCGTCTTTGCACTATGGGTGGGGGGCACTGTTCATTCACTTGTGCAGACCTTCTTGACTATTCGTCTACCCTACTGTGGCCCAAACATTATTGACAGCTACTTCTGTGATGTACCTCCTGTCATCAAGCTGGCCTGCACAGATACTTACCTTACAGGGATTCTGATCGTGTCCAATAGTGGAACCATCTCCCTCACCTGTTTTCTAGCCTTGGTCACTTCCTACACAGTGATCCTGTTTTCTCTTCGAAAACAGTCAGCAGAAGGTCGTCGGAAAGCCCTGTCCACCTGCTCCTCCCACTTCATGGTGGTTGCCCTGTTCTTTGGGCCATGTATCTTCATCTACACTCGGCCAGACACCAGCTTCTCCATTGATAAGGTGGTCTCTGTCTTCTACACAGTGGTCACCCCTTTGTTAAATCCTCTCATTTACACCTTGAGGAATGAGGAGGTGAAAAATGCCATGAAGCAACTCAGGCAGAGACAAATTTGCTCATGA